The following coding sequences are from one Nicotiana tabacum cultivar K326 chromosome 1, ASM71507v2, whole genome shotgun sequence window:
- the LOC107786332 gene encoding uncharacterized protein LOC107786332: MTPSVYHLQLHLEGQQFVSFKSASSINSIMNNPMIRKTMLTEFFAMNKTNKDAIKLNLLYKEFPQYFVWSVQYKMWTRRTKGNVIGRVVTCHPTEGERYYLRLLLMNIRGQKSYEDLLTVNEVRCDTFRESAQKRGLLHCDNNLAECMLEAESYQMPCSLRRLFATLLVYCDPANPRELWEKFENSMSEDFKVLPDIGTKSVRYKVLDCLNDILHSMGHNINEYKLIAENFKASKAAKEGREIFFERNIIVTEEELLLRQKLNREQQVAYNVIIDRISSNRPGAFFVDGPGGTVLRTCSDVAHFHGS; the protein is encoded by the exons ATGACACCATCTGTTTATCATCTTCAGTTACATCTTGAAGGACAACAATTTGTTTCTTTTAAGAGTGCATCGAGTATAAACTCAATTATGAATAATCCTATGATTAGAAAAACAATGTTAACAGAATTTTTCGCtatgaacaaaacaaataaagatgCAATAAAGCTCAATCTACTGTATAAAGAATTTCCACAATATTTTGTATGGTCAGTACAATATAAAATGTGGACCCGTCGAACAAAGGGTAATGTCATTGGACGTGTTGTAACATGTCATCCAACAGAAGGTGAAAGATATTATCTGAGATTATTATTAATGAATATAAGAGGACAAAAATCATATGAAGACCTACTAACTGTAAATGAAGTACGTTGCGATACATTCAGAGAATCAGCTCAAAAAAGAGGACTACTTCATTGTGACAATAACTTAGCTGAATGTATGCTAGAAGCTGAGAGTTATCAAATGCCATGTAGCTTGAGACGTTTGTTTGCTACATTGTTGGTATATTGTGATCCTGCTAATCCAAGAGAATTATGGGAGAAATTCGAGAACTCTATGTCGGAAGACTTCAAAGTTTTACCAGATATCGGAACAAAAAGTGTTCGATATAAAGTTTTAGATTGTCTCAATGACATCTTACATTCGATGGGACATAACATTAATGAGTATAAACTTATCGCTGAAAATTTCAAGGCTTCAAAGGCTGCCAAAGAAGGAAGAGAAATATTTTTCGAAAGAAACATAATCGTTACTGAAGAAGAGCTATTACTGCGACAAAAGTTGAACCGTGAACAACAGGTGGCGTACAATGTGATTATAGACAGAATATCTTCGAACAGACCGGGAGCTTTTTTTGTTGACGGTCCTGGAGGAACAG TCCTGCGCACATGTTCTGATGTTGCACATTTTCATGGATCTTGA